Proteins found in one Kluyveromyces marxianus DMKU3-1042 DNA, complete genome, chromosome 2 genomic segment:
- the ABP1 gene encoding Abp1p, which translates to MAFEPIDTTTYSREIEAEYLKVVTGDEDTTWLIISPNAKKQYEPELVGTSFTEFLHSFDDTKVQYGLARVSPPGSDVQKLILIGWCPDSAPLKTRASFAQNFGVISNQVLKTYHVQVTARDEDDLDESELLMKISNSAGARYSIQQQSSSGAKKPSSASSFSKPTAKKPVSSFERKPVEKASSPSPAPAPAPAPARRTVSPKPSAGSTNEDGWDEPELEERDFHQKPLKPNSSSWKPIGKVDLQKVIAEEKGKEDPRLVVSAATYDKKIDPQSEIAKLKEESKLKRDAAYDKVLGVKAPSPAATAVSDNSDRVIKGFKNEKSPSQLWAEKKRQKSSLPAKTEAPKSTSSERFEDSEEEEKQEPEEEEEQEDVENIRSKFESMKTEEVPIIKPRQTPARSIPEPPKEEEPTWAKKEQKFGQPLPGLHDQKKADSDGWSDDEEEEEDEGESRIPVLPSRRNEEEPAPALPVRRNEPESEEEDEEPAPVLPSRRNEPEPEEEEEEEEPTPSLPIRRNLPPPPQQQQQQEEEEDNFDEPEEPKARSPVPPPAPRRTQPAKPAAPSAIAEYDYEAAEDNELTFQENDKIINIQFVDDDWWLGELESSGEKGLFPSNYVSLEQ; encoded by the coding sequence ATGGCatttgaaccaattgaTACCACGACTTACTCTCGTGAAATTGAGGCAGAATATCTGAAGGTGGTTACCGGTGATGAAGACACGACTTGGTTAATCATCTCTCCAAATGCTAAGAAGCAATATGAACCTGAGTTAGTTGGTACTTCATTCACGGAATTCTTGCACAGTTTCGATGATACGAAGGTGCAATACGGTTTAGCCCGTGTTTCTCCACCTGGATCCGATGTTCAAAAGCTAATTTTGATTGGTTGGTGTCCGGACTCAGCCCCCTTGAAGACGAGAGCGTCTTTTGCACAAAACTTTGGTGTGATTTCCAACCAGGTTTTGAAGACATACCATGTGCAAGTTACTGCTAGAGATGAGGATGATCTAGATGAATCAGaattgttgatgaaaatcAGTAACTCTGCTGGTGCGCGTTACTCTATCCAACAgcaatcttcttctggtgcTAAGAAGCCATCTTCTGCTTCGAGTTTCAGTAAGCCAACTGCTAAGAAACCAGTCAGCAGTTTCGAGAGAAAACCAGTTGAAAAGGCATCATCTCCATCgccagctccagctccagctccagcaCCTGCTCGCAGAACTGTATCGCCAAAACCATCTGCTGGCTCTACCAACGAAGATGGCTGGGATGAACCAGAATTGGAGGAACGTGACTTCCACCAAAAGCCATTGAAGccaaactcttcttcttggaagcCAATTGGTAAAGTTGACTTGCAGAAAGTTATTGCCGAAGAAAAAGGTAAGGAAGATCCTCGTCTAGTCGTCTCTGCTGCCACATACGACAAGAAAATCGATCCTCAATCCGAAATTGCTAAGCTTAAGGAAGAGtcaaaattgaagagagatGCTGCCTACGACAAAGTTCTTGGGGTAAAGGCTCCTTCTCCTGCTGCCACTGCCGTCAGTGACAACTCTGACAGAGTCATTAAGGGCTTCAAGAACGAGAAGTCTCCATCTCAATTGTGGGccgagaagaagagacaaaaGAGCTCTTTGCCTGCAAAGACCGAAGCTCCTAAGTCAACTTCCAGTGAAAGATTCGAagattctgaagaagaagaaaagcaagaaccagaagaagaagaagagcaagaggACGTTGAAAACATCAGATCGAAATTCGAATCCATGAAAACCGAAGAGGTTCCAATCATAAAGCCAAGACAAACACCAGCTAGATCTATTCCAGAACCaccaaaggaagaagaacctACTTGGGCCAAGAAGGAACAAAAATTCGGTCAACCACTCCCAGGTTTGCACGACCAAAAGAAGGCAGACTCTGATGGTTGGAGTGATGAcgaagaggaagaagaagatgaaggtGAATCAAGAATTCCAGTCTTGCCATCCAGAAGAAACGAAGAGGAACCAGCTCCAGCCTTACCAGTGAGAAGAAACGAACCTGAAtcagaggaagaagatgaagagcCAGCTCCTGTTTTACCAAGCAGAAGAAATGAACCTGAAccagaagaggaagaggaagaggaagaaccaACGCCATCTTTGCCGatcagaagaaaccttcCTCCTCCacctcaacaacaacaacaacaagaggaagaagaggataaCTTTGATGAACCAGAGGAGCCAAAGGCCCGCAGCCCTGTTCCTCCACCAGCTCCAAGAAGAACACAACCAGCAAAGCCAGCAGCTCCATCTGCTATTGCCGAATACGATTACGAAGCTGCAGAAGACAATGAATTGACTTTCCAAGAAAACGATAAGATCATAAATATCCAATTTGTCGACGACGATTGGTGGTTAGGTGAGCTAGAATCTTCTGGTGAAAAGGGTCTTTTCCCAAGTAACTATGTCAGCTTGGAACAATAG
- the YMD8 gene encoding Ymd8p, which produces MDRDTYRISVLIFGMYVAAITLTMYNKWMFDPNRTLHIAYPLFVTSTHQAQLWVISYIYLRWKGHLTPQNLNHGDWKYYLKYIIPTAIATAGDIGLGNISFKYVPFTVYTIVKSSTIAFVLFFGCLFKVEVPSWRLFAIVLTMFIGVVLMGLKPVNGHGGGDTSSTSGSGSETLGVILVVISSALGGFRWVYVQVILNHKKNTFLAPPSDNEMVDISKRTTKKNPVITLHQLALPMSIMLFTTSLLIERPFPGIFKSELMQWENHSTPITLLRGAGLLILPSFLVFMLTICEFGILQIAPVLTLSITGIIKELFTVFLGMLVFKETLGLYNWMGMAVVLVDVCYYNYYRFKQRIQSDALPGDYNPVAADELPETKPLPGNSELEQPSIDNGSGDSATAWEMDFELESMHSKLSDNEPTTITEQTQTHVRND; this is translated from the coding sequence ATGGATCGAGACACGTACAGGATTTCGGTGTTGATATTTGGGATGTACGTTGCAGCGATAACGTTGACGATGTACAATAAGTGGATGTTCGATCCCAATAGGACTCTACATATAGCATACCCGTTGTTTGTCACGTCAACCCATCAGGCACAACTATGGGTAATATCATACATATATCTCAGATGGAAGGGCCACCTAACACCGCAGAACCTAAACCATGGAGATTGGAAATACTATCTTAAATATATCATACCTACAGCAATTGCTACTGCGGGAGACATCGGGTTGGGAAATATATCATTCAAGTATGTTCCGTTTACAGTATACACGATTGTGAAATCGTCCACCATTGCATTCGTCTTGTTCTTTGGATGTTTATTCAAGGTCGAGGTTCCATCATGGAGGCTCTTTGCGATAGTGTTGACGATGTTCATCGGTGTGGTACTAATGGGGCTTAAACCTGTGAATGGCCATGGCGGAGGAGACACATCATCAACTTCCGGATCCGGCAGCGAAACCTTGGGTGTGATTCTCGTTGTCATCAGTTCCGCATTGGGTGGCTTCAGATGGGTGTACGTGCAAGTGATACTCAACCACAAGAAAAACACCTTCTTGGCACCACCAAGCGACAATGAAATGGTCGACATCAGCAAGCGCACcacgaagaagaacccTGTAATCACCCTTCACCAACTAGCACTTCCGATGAGCATAATGCTCTTCACTACCTCCTTACTTATCGAAAGGCCATTCCCAGGTATATTCAAATCAGAATTGATGCAATGGGAAAACCACTCTACACCAATAACCCTTCTACGCGGGGCCGGACTTCTCATACTACCCAGCTTCCTAGTCTTTATGCTAACGATATGCGAGTTTGGCATCCTACAAATCGCCCCAGTGCTCACCCTCAGCATCACAGGCATCATCAAGGAGTTGTTCACCGTGTTTCTAGGAATGCTCGTGTTCAAGGAAACGCTAGGCCTCTACAACTGGATGGGCATGGCCGTCGTGCTCGTTGACGTGTGCTACTACAATTACTACAGGTTCAAACAAAGAATTCAGTCAGACGCGCTACCGGGAGACTACAATCCAGTAGCAGCAGACGAACTACCGGAAACCAAGCCACTGCCAGGCAATTCGGAGCTCGAACAACCATCCATCGATAACGGCAGCGGTGACTCCGCCACAGCATGGGAAATGGACTTCGAACTAGAGTCGATGCACTCGAAATTATCAGACAACGAACCGACCACCATCACCGAACAAACCCAGACCCACGTCAGGAACGATTGA
- the STP2 gene encoding C2H2-type zinc finger protein, with the protein MPSVQLLDTRRSAIKRFSQQVTRWLCALAGQLVGGTFGSSDAACEGESGSSVKSGNERKCEDVGDEQKSSLKSKGSDLETGKTEVEKRGLKENPVSLFPSSHNVDKSLEFNASVVPCSLNVNGLQSPMSVARTPEGQMEWKMNINGESKMHQHSLSGSCSPKSDKDKTSTQDITPKTDASAESVEAMKSTNSSQAGSPLIGGGSKNDNESEMKYVCHYCDAEFKMRGYLTRHIKKHAVEKAYHCPFWDESLSPEKRCHTTGGFSRRDSYKTHLRSRHFIYPGELKSVDRVKSHGHCAQCKRHFNSTNEWIEDHIESRECEAILPTFKGNLKKSKKCGKLKMIMTSDGQSRFITSQITSHDISKASNSNSNSTSASTSTSTSPNNFEYNTAVPSATTLDDKSKPPLDSTVSLTSIPLQYNTTIDVKSQSQPQLISTGTNSRANMRNVVLPLDEFSSLNHSPVEDAALDSVRSISSQSSHEHTIPNKDMNFIHAGNDSEDNQDWMVLPLDVEQAGLCSNDEIKTITDNDVPKINVTLQRQMNEYTLGERHFRETQQFMNFFNYTYNYQ; encoded by the coding sequence ATGCCATCAGTGCAACTTCTTGATACGAGAAGGTCAGCTATCAAGCGATTCTCTCAACAGGTGACACGCTGGTTGTGTGCTTTAGCAGGTCAGTTAGTTGGAGGGACATTTGGTTCTTCGGATGCAGCTTGTGAAGGCGAGAGTGGTAGTAGTGTGAAGAGTGGAAATGAGAGGAAGTGTGAGGATGTGGGGGATGAGCAGAAGAGTAGTTTGAAGTCTAAGGGGTCTGATTTAGAAACCGGGAAAACTGAAGTTGAGAAACGGGGATTGAAAGAGAATCCTGTTTCTCTCTTCCCATCGTCGCACAATGTTGATAAGAGCTTGGAGTTTAATGCTTCTGTGGTGCCTTGCTCGCTAAATGTGAATGGGTTGCAGAGTCCAATGTCTGTTGCCAGGACACCCGAGGGTCAAATGGAGTGGAAAATGAACATCAACGGGGAATCGAAGATGCACCAGCATTCGCTCAGTGGTTCCTGCTCTCCTAAGTCAGACAAGGACAAGACTAGTACACAGGACATTACGCCCAAGACTGATGCTTCTGCAGAGAGCGTGGAGGCCATGAAGTCGACGAATAGCTCGCAAGCAGGGAGTCCATTAATAGGAGGAGGCAGCAAGAATGATAACGAGAGTGAGATGAAATACGTGTGCCATTACTGCGATGCTGAGTTCAAAATGAGAGGGTACTTGACCCGTCACATCAAGAAGCACGCGGTGGAAAAAGCGTACCACTGTCCATTCTGGGACGAGTCGTTGTCGCCCGAGAAACGTTGCCATACCACTGGTGGATTTTCCAGAAGAGACTCCTATAAGACGCATTTGAGATCCAGACATTTTATATACCCGGGCGAGTTAAAGAGCGTGGACCGTGTGAAGTCGCATGGACACTGTGCCCAATGTAAGAGACATTTCAACTCGACGAATGAATGGATCGAAGACCATATCGAGAGCCGTGAATGTGAGGCTATTCTGCCAACTTTTAAAGGAAATCTAAAGAAAAGCAAGAAGTGCGGAAAGCTAAAAATGATCATGACCTCGGATGGTCAGTCTCGTTTCATTACAAGTCAAATCACAAGCCATGATATCTCGAAGGCTTCGAATTCGAACTCGAACTCAACTTCCGCTTCGACTTCGACTTCGACTTCACCAAACAATTTCGAGTACAACACTGCGGTTCCATCTGCAACAACTCTGGACGACAAATCAAAGCCACCGCTAGATAGCACAGTGTCTTTGACATCAATACCTTTGCAATATAACACTACCATCGATGTGAAGTCGCAGTCACAGCCGCAACTAATATCGACAGGTACGAATTCTAGAGCAAACATGCGCAATGTTGTGCTTCCTCTGGATGAGTTCTCTAGCCTAAATCACTCGCCAGTAGAGGATGCTGCATTGGACTCTGTAAGATCGATATCCTCGCAGTCCTCGCATGAACACACTATACCCAACAAAGACATGAATTTCATACATGCTGGGAACGATTCCGAAGATAATCAAGATTGGATGGTTCTACCGCTTGACGTTGAACAAGCTGGTTTGTGCTCCAACGACGAGATTAAGACGATAACAGATAATGACGTACCCAAGATTAACGTGACATTACAAAGGCAAATGAATGAATACACATTGGGAGAAAGACACTTCAGAGAAACACAGCAATTCatgaatttcttcaattaCACTTACAATTACCAGTAA
- the MCM6 gene encoding MCM DNA helicase complex subunit MCM6 — protein sequence MLQNSNIQGQQIPENNYLVMSAPSSPFQHQQQQSSQLPSSSGGYGSSQFDEQSLGNRTPQFPSSSRGGIASTQQFGTDSADNGLQSDAHMEGVDEDSQEVTPLVGIRQKNLNAIKKVDDKTGETVREAFEQFLENYTALNDETGEMEKVYRVQIEYMRWYELNTIYIDYKHLADVEEGALAVAILQQYYRFLPFLLAGLRNVVKKYAPGLLLTSDSVMPSQQQSSQDASQHRSSQRGGTGLDSSLPDSQAATAGGTAPSTIATNPDQVERVLQISFLNLPTVHRIRDIRANKIGSLMAISGTVTRTSEIRPELYKASFTCELCRAVIDNVEQVFKYTEPTSCPNPTCENQSFWSLNVSRSKFLDWQKVRIQENSNEIPSGSMPRTLDIILRGDCVERAKPGDRCKFIGTEIVVPDVSQLGLPGVKASSTPDSRGISRTTEGLNSGVSGLKSLGVRDLTYKISFLACHVENVGTSFNGSRIAEEDADKTSKFDYINLRNYQNYEMAAETDQEIFLTRLDSEEINELKEMVKDENIYDKLVKSIAPAVFGHETIKKGILLQMLGGVHKTTVEGIKLRGDINICIVGDPSTSKSQFLKYVCNFSPRAVYTSGKASSAAGLTAAVVKDEEGGDFTIEAGALMLADNGVCCIDEFDKMDITDQVAIHEAMEQQTISIAKAGIHATLNARTSILAAANPISGRYNRKLTLRSNLNMTAPIMSRFDLFFVILDDCNEKIDTELASHIVDLHMKRDSAINPPFTPEQLSRYINYAKTFKPVMTKEARDYLVKRYIELRKDDAQGYSKSSYRITVRQLESLIRLSEAIARANCVDEIVPSFVAEAYDLLRQSIIRVDVDDVEIEEDDDDDEEEGGPAAAATAAAESAAGAVSGADAEGEITAEGSHSPSHSHPPSAASAADAAASSAEDRPHGKRKVAISYEKYLDMMNLIVRKVVDREKNDEPEMTKTEIVDWYLQHKESDINTEAEYWQERKLAFKVIKRLVKDRVLMQIHGQNNDDNLLGGGGGPGNLDTLGNPDQTQQPHTVYVIHPNCSVLDEILPDTTTTTSPRPENS from the exons ATGCT CCAAAACTCGAATATTCAAGGACAGCAGATACCGGAAAACAATTATCTTGTGATGTCTGCGCCATCAAGTCCTTtccaacaccaacaacaacagtcTTCGCAACTCCCATCGAGCTCTGGTGGGTATGGCAGTTCGCAATTCGATGAACAATCTTTGGGGAATAGAACGCCTCAGTTCCCATCATCATCCCGTGGTGGCATAGCATCAACCCAACAATTTGGGACTGATAGTGCTGATAACGGTTTGCAATCAGATGCACATATGGAAGGTGTAGATGAGGATTCTCAAGAGGTAACTCCATTGGTTGGGATCAGACAGAAGAACTTGAATGCTATCAAGAAGGTGGACGATAAGACAGGTGAAACCGTGAGAGAAGCATTTGAGCAGTTTTTGGAGAATTACACTGCTCTCAATGACGAAACTGGTGAGATGGAAAAAGTTTACAGAGTCCAGATCGAGTACATGAGATGGTACGAGTTGAATACGATTTACATTGATTATAAGCATCTAGCGGATGTCGAAGAAGGAGCACTTGCCGTTGCGATTCTGCAGCAATACTATAGATTTTTACCATTTCTGCTTGCTGGGTTGAGAAACGTGGTGAAGAAGTATGCACCAGGGTTATTGTTGACATCAGATTCGGTGATGCCCTCTCAGCAACAGTCGTCACAGGATGCATCGCAACACCGTTCATCACAAAGAGGTGGCACCGGGTTAGACTCCTCGCTACCGGATTCACAGGCTGCCACTGCTGGGGGCACTGCTCCATCTACGATTGCGACGAACCCAGACCAAGTGGAGCGTGTTTTGCAAATCagtttcttgaatttgCCCACAGTTCACAGAATCAGAGACATTAGGGCGAACAAGATCGGGTCCCTGATGGCGATCTCGGGTACTGTTACCAGAACGTCTGAAATCAGACCAGAGCTTTACAAGGCCAGTTTCACTTGCGAATTGTGCCGTGCTGTTATAGATAACGTCGAGCAAGTGTTCAAGTACACGGAGCCCACGTCGTGTCCGAACCCAACGTGTGAGAACCAATCGTTCTGGTCCTTGAACGTGAGTAGGTCTAAGTTTTTGGACTGGCAGAAGGTGCGAATCCAAGAGAACTCGAACGAGATTCCATCCGGGTCGATGCCCAGAACGCTGGATATCATCTTGCGTGGTGACTGTGTGGAAAGAGCCAAACCCGGTGACAGGTGTAAGTTTATCGGGACGGAGATCGTGGTACCCGACGTGAGCCAGCTGGGGCTACCCGGTGTGAAGGCCAGCAGCACGCCTGACTCGCGAGGCATATCGCGTACCACAGAGGGGCTGAACTCTGGTGTGTCGGGGCTCAAGTCGCTTGGTGTGCGTGATCTAACGTACaagatttcatttttggCGTGCCACGTCGAGAACGTCGGCACGAGTTTCAACGGGAGCCGTATTGCGGAGGAAGACGCGGACAAGACGTCGAAGTTCGACTACATCAACCTAAGAAACTACCAGAACTACGAAATGGCTGCGGAAACGGACCAAGAAATTTTCCTCACGAGGCTAGACTCCGAGGAGATCAACGAGTTGAAAGAGATGGTGAAAGACGAGAACATATACGACAAGTTAGTGAAATCGATTGCGCCTGCTGTGTTTGGCCACGAGACGATCAAGAAGGGTATATTGTTGCAGATGCTTGGAGGTGTGCACAAGACCACAGTCGAGGGCATCAAGCTCAGAGGTGACATCAATATTTGCATTGTCGGGGACCCCTCGACGTCGAAGTCGCAGTTCTTGAAGTACGTGTGCAATTTCTCGCCCAGGGCCGTGTACACGTCGGGTAAGGCCTCATCTGCGGCTGGTTTGACAGCTGCTGTTGTGAAGGACGAGGAAGGTGGTGATTTCACGATCGAGGCCGGTGCGCTCATGCTTGCAGACAACGGTGTGTGCTGTATCGACGAGTTTGACAAGATGGACATCACTGACCAGGTTGCGATCCACGAGGCGATGGAGCAACAGACGATTTCGATTGCCAAGGCGGGGATCCACGCGACGCTAAACGCGCGTACCTCGATTCTAGCCGCTGCGAACCCGATAAGCGGGCGTTACAACCGGAAACTGACGCTACGGTCGAACCTGAACATGACTGCTCCGATCATGTCGCGGTTCGACTTGTTCTTTGTGATTCTCGACGACTGTAACGAGAAGATCGACACCGAGTTGGCCTCGCACATCGTCGACCTGCATATGAAGCGGGACTCTGCCATCAACCCGCCATTCACTCCAGAACAGTTGAGCAGATACATCAACTATGCCAAGACGTTCAAGCCTGTCATGACAAAAGAAGCACGTGACTACCTCGTGAAGCGGTACATTGAATTGCGGAAGGACGACGCGCAGGGTTACAGCAAGTCGTCGTACCGGATCACGGTGAGACAGCTGGAGTCGTTGATCCGTCTGAGCGAGGCGATTGCACGTGCCAACTGTGTGGACGAGATCGTGCCCAGTTTTGTTGCTGAGGCGTACGACCTGTTGCGCCAGAGTATTATCCGGGTGGATGTGGATGACGTAGAGATTGAGgaggacgatgatgatgatgaggaggaGGGTGGGCCGGCGGCAGCGGCTACTGCCGCCGCTGAGTCAGCCGCAGGTGCCGTCTCGGGTGCCGACGCGGAAGGTGAAATAACCGCCGAAGGCTCTCATTCACCCTCGCACTCGCACCCGCCTTCGGCGGCTAGCGCCGCCGATGCAGCCGCCTCTTCCGCGGAAGACAGGCCCCACGGAAAGCGCAAGGTCGCCATCTCGTACGAAAAGTACCTCGACATGATGAACCTCATCGTGCGCAAGGTGGTCGACCGGGAAAAGAACGACGAGCCCGAAATGACGAAAACAGAGATCGTCGACTGGTACTTGCAGCACAAGGAGTCGGACATAAACACCGAGGCCGAGTACTGGCAGGAGAGGAAACTCGCCTTCAAAGTCATCAAGCGTCTCGTCAAGGACCGTGTCCTGATGCAGATCCACGGTCAGAACAACGACGACAACCTGCTGGGCGGCGGCGGCGGCCCGGGTAACCTCGACACACTGGGTAACCCGGACCAAACCCAGCAGCCCCACACCGTATACGTGATCCATCCAAACTGCAGCGTGCTGGACGAGATCCTCCCAgacaccaccaccaccacctcgCCACGCCCAGAGAACTCGTAG
- the GPH1 gene encoding glycogen phosphorylase: protein MSSGTARRPSLSTSTSNDMITEEPHGVPRLSRRLTGFLPQEIKSIDTMIPLQSREIWKKHAVQKFETPDEFQSKFIQHVETTLARSLYNCDDLAAYQATSQSVRDNLVIDWNKSQQRQTARGSKRVYYLSLEFLMGRALDNALINLQDGTEEPGAQKRDQIKSAIDQLGFNLEDVLEQEPDAALGNGGLGRLAACFIDSMATGDYPAWGYGLRYKYGIFAQKIIDGYQVETPDYWLNFTNPWEIERSEIQVPINFYGYVDRSNGNNGDGSTLSPSEWIGGERVIAVPYDMPIPGFKTENVNNLRLWSARPTTEFDFAKFNSGDYKNSVEQQQRAESITSVLYPNDNFQEGKELRLKQQYFWCAASLHDIVRRFKKGKHPWEEFPDLVAIQLNDTHPTLAIVELQRILVDLEHLDWHKAWDIVTKTFAYTNHTVMQEALEKWPIGLFGHLLPRHLEIIYDINWFFLKAVEKKFPRDVDLLGRVSIIEESSGERQIRMAFLAIVGSHKVNGVAELHSELIKTTIFQDFVKVYGLGKFTNVTNGITPRRWLKQANPDLAALISKTINDPQDDYLLNMSKLTELAKYAEDTKFQTEWNTVKQHNKQKLADLIKKLYDGEDIIERDHIRNTLFDIQVKRIHEYKRQQLNIFGCIYRYLRIKELLAEGVPIAEVEKKYPRKVSIFGGKSAPGYYMAKTIIKLINSVSDVVNHDKEIGNIFKVVFIPDYNVSKAEIIIPASDLSEHISTAGTEASGTSNMKFVMNGGLIIGTVDGANVEITREIGEDNIFLFGNLAENVDELRYQHQYHAKPLPKELEEVLQLIERGTFDGDFKPLVDSIRHHGDYYLVSDDFQSYLQMQSMVDDVYHNNKKEWLKKSILSVANVGFFSSDRCIQEYADEIWNVEPLTAN, encoded by the coding sequence ATGAGCTCAGGAACAGCAAGGAGACCCAGTTTGAGCACCAGCACGTCGAATGACATGATTACGGAGGAGCCTCACGGGGTGCCTCGTCTTTCGCGCCGTTTGACGGGTTTTTTGCCTCAGGAAATCAAGAGCATCGATACGATGATTCCATTGCAGAGCAGGGAAATCTGGAAGAAGCACGCGGTTCAGAAGTTTGAGACGCCAGACGAGTTCCAGTCCAAGTTCATACAGCACGTGGAAACGACGTTGGCGCGTTCGTTGTACAACTGTGACGATTTGGCAGCGTACCAAGCGACTTCGCAAAGTGTGCGCGACAATTTGGTGATTGATTGGAACAAGAGTCAGCAGAGACAGACTGCGAGGGGTTCTAAGCGGGTGTACTATTTGTCGcttgaatttttgatgGGCAGGGCCTTGGACAATGCGTTGATCAACTTGCAGGACGGTACGGAGGAGCCTGGGGCTCAGAAGCGTGACCAGATCAAGAGCGCGATTGACCAGCTTGGGTTCAACTTGGAGGACGTGTTGGAGCAAGAGCCGGACGCTGCCTTGGGTAACGGTGGTTTGGGCCGTCTTGCCGCATGTTTCATCGACTCGATGGCCACAGGCGACTACCCTGCGTGGGGTTACGGTTTGCGTTACAAGTACGGTATCTTTGCGCAAAAGATTATCGACGGGTACCAGGTCGAGACGCCAGACTACTGGTTGAACTTCACCAACCCTTGGGAGATCGAGAGAAGCGAAATCCAGGTCCCAATCAACTTTTACGGGTACGTCGACAGGTCCAATGGCAACAACGGCGACGGCTCCACGTTGTCGCCCAGCGAATGGATCGGTGGTGAGCGTGTCATTGCCGTGCCATACGATATGCCAATCCCCGGTTTCAAGACCGAAAACGTCAACAACTTGAGATTGTGGTCCGCTAGACCAACAACCGAATTCGACTTCGCCAAGTTCAACAGCGGTGACTACAAAAACTCCGTTGAGCAACAGCAACGTGCTGAATCCATCACCTCCGTGTTGTACCCTAACGACAACTTCCAGGAGGGTAAAGAGTTGAGATTGAAGCAGCAATACTTCTGGTGCGCTGCCTCGTTGCACGATATCGTGAGACGTTTCAAGAAGGGCAAGCACCCATGGGAGGAGTTCCCAGACTTGGTTGCGATCCAATTGAACGACACCCACCCTACTTTGGCCATCGTCGAGTTGCAAAGAATCCTTGTCGATTTGGAACACTTGGACTGGCACAAGGCCTGGGACATTGTTACCAAGACCTTCGCCTACACCAACCACACAGTGATGCAAGAGGCCTTGGAAAAATGGCCTATTGGCTTGTTTGGTCACTTGTTGCCCAGACACTTGGAAATTATTTACGATATCAActggttcttcttgaagGCCGTTGAGAAGAAGTTCCCAAGGGACGTCGATTTGTTGGGTAGAGTCTCCATCATCGAGGAGAGCTCTGGCGAAAGACAAATTAGAATGGCCTTTTTGGCCATCGTTGGTTCCCACAAGGTGAACGGTGTCGCTGAGTTGCACTCTGAGTTGATCAAGACTACCATCTTCCAAGACTTTGTTAAAGTGTACGGTTTAGGCAAATTCACCAATGTGACCAACGGTATCACCCCAAGAAGATGGTTGAAACAGGCCAACCCAGACTTGGCTGCTTTGATCAGCAAGACCATCAATGACCCTCAAGACGATTACTTGTTGAACATGTCTAAGCTGACAGAGTTGGCAAAATATGCCGAGGACACCAAGTTCCAAACCGAATGGAACACTGTGAAGCAGCACAACAAGCAAAAGCTTGCCGAtttgatcaagaagttgtaCGACGGCGAAGACATCATCGAAAGAGACCACATCAGAAACACCTTGTTCGACATCCAAGTGAAGCGTATTCACGAGTACAAGCGTCAACAGTTGAACATCTTTGGGTGCATCTACAGATACTTGCGGATCAAGGAGTTGTTGGCTGAAGGTGTCCCAATTGCCGAAGTGGAAAAGAAGTACCCAAGAAAGGTGTCCATCTTTGGTGGTAAGAGTGCTCCAGGTTACTACATGGCCAAGACGATTATCAAGTTGATCAACAGTGTCAGCGACGTGGTGAACCACGACAAGGAGATCGGGAACATCTTCAAGGTCGTGTTCATTCCAGACTACAACGTCTCCAAGGCAGAAATCATCATTCCTGCCAGTGACTTGAGTGAGCACATCTCTACCGCCGGTACCGAGGCCTCTGGTACATCCAACATGAAGTTTGTCATGAACGGTGGGTTGATCATTGGTACCGTGGACGGTGCCAACGTCGAGATCACCAGAGAAATTGGAGAGGAcaacatcttcttgtttggtAACTTGGCCGAGAACGTTGACGAGTTGAGATACCAACACCAGTACCACGCCAAGCCATTGCCAAAGGAGTTGGAGGAAGTGTTGCAACTGATTGAGCGCGGCACTTTCGACGGTGACTTCAAGCCTTTGGTCGACTCTATCAGACACCACGGTGACTATTACTTAGTCAGTGACGATTTCCAATCCTACTTGCAAATGCAATCGATGGTCGATGACGTCtaccacaacaacaagaaggagTGGCTAAAGAAGTCCATTTTGAGTGTTGCCAACGttggtttcttctcaaGTGACCGTTGTATCCAGGAGTACGCTGACGAAATCTGGAACGTCGAACCACTAACTGCAAACTAG